The window TAATTGGATGAACACTGCATTCAGCAAATGGAAAGGGCTGattgcatcctgcctcctctccctagcTATCTTTTCAGCTATCctagtcacctgtggctgctgctgcatcccttgCTTTAGGACCTTGCTAAACCGACTCATCACCATGGCGCTGACCAAGGAAACCatgccccctcccccaccctatcagttgctttgttgagtggtgatgatgatgatagtgatgagTTTGCATTGGATGTGATGGAGGTTGGGGAGTTCGTGGATGATCCCCAGTAAGttgttcacaccatgaaatggtgtgaaaggagggatttgttaagactaaaatctatgttttcctttgaatatttgttaagactaaaatctatgttttcctttgaatatttgttaagactaaaatctatgttttcctttgaatattgttaagactaaaatctatgtttttctttgaatatgtgtctgtgaagatggcaatgaaactgaactctaaacaagtgcagtatgttagacaggggtgggggcaggggcagtttgggctgaatatgtgggaaaatgtgcggcctttagatagtgactgatagtagccgttgctggctggttttaatcttgaagttgattgttgtgtgtgggtgtgtgtgtcacatcgcagttcagtcttgcacctgtctgataatgcctgtttgagaagactgtacatctgtggcatacaatacactgtactttaacttgttctcatacctaacttactatattacagcataaactccattagctttatttcaaaaatcacacatagatgaatgcactgttttcttaaaaaactgtgacatacccttagaaagaattcaagcagctgccactagggtctgaaggacagataggaaaggcgttgttttgtctagaaaatgcgcatgccatactgaaagctcacaagctgtcagccgattcaaggcttgttttaaaacaccaaaccaaacactgtcagaatgtgaagatttgtcccagctactgtcaaaggagggacgaaactgggagcggctcctcatcattggcgaattccagtgccttgaggctgggaccagcctgtgcactagccacgtgactccccctcctgctgaagttctacctattattataaatattgcacccaccgtccgctcggggcgactcttgacttccctggcggtattaggcggcttgcgggttgtacgttgagtgcccatagctatgtagtagctgttcattgcttctaaataaatacttttttgaaccagaccgactctaccatctctacctaaggaaaaaagaacacgacaataGTCAGAGGAAGAGTGGTACTCACCAGGGTCCATGgtttttctttgctctcctctctgctgtgtttttcctctgttgtgaGCAGCCTCAAGCTGGACTGGTATTTATTCACTTCATGAAGGTTTCCTCAGAAACGATACTGTGGTACAATCTGACCAAAGGGCAGTGACAGATAGTCATGTCATCTCTACTGGACTGCtgaggaaaatgaaactgatgaAATCCATCCAACCGCAAACAAAGGTATGGAAAATTAATCTGCAgttctattattttcatttcaaaacaaacaatggcAGAACAAATGTTACTTAAACAAAGGAAGGACGGTTTTCATAAAAGCACCAGTGTACAATTAACTTATAGCTTGTCTGATTGTAATGAAGGAATTCATTTAAACATAACTGGGCTGTATCGATGATATTTTGGCAGATACTTTGCTCTTTAAATCATGATgcttacatttttacatttaaacaaaatttgTTATTCTTTCCCAGAcgatcaaacaaacaagccaacaggggtgaaaacaaaacctccttgtaAGAGGTAAAAAATTatcattaaaatcaaacagaacTGAGAGATGAAATCTGCATTTTCTCAACAATATTAGCTTAGATGCCAGGTTTCAGATCAGGAGGAAACATCTAGTGACTCTGGACTATTTTTGATAAAGAGTGAGTCTGAATGGAGCCTGACCTGTGCTACACGGCTGCACTGAAGACATGCACTCAGTCATTTCACGCAGAATCTCCATGAGGCTTCTACGGTTTTATCACTTCACTGCTCATCTGTGTACTTTAAAAACTGGAGCCTTTTTCTCATTGTAGTTTGACTTCATTTTTCTTGTCAGCCTTGTACGTTGTTGGTGAATGTGACTGTTTTACATGAATGTATTTAAAGATTGCAGATGAAAAATATAGTTGCTGTTCTAGTTAGTCACATGTCTATCACCTACTTCATTTATCCTTCACCAGCATTGTTACTCTCATCAACTGATTCCATCCAAGTAGTCCAGAACGCAGTAGCCCGGTTCATCACCAGAACCATTTCCATAGAACACATCAGCCCTGTCCTCCAACTACACTGACTCCCTATCAAACATCACATTGAGTACAGGATTCTCCTTCTTACCTTGAGGCTCTCCATAGCTTCTGCACCTCTCAGACCTTCTTCTTCCATACATACCTACCCGTACTCTCCGATCTTCCTTCTGTCCACTTATTCTCTATGGGGTCTAGAGCCTTGAGCTATGCAGCCCCTCGTTTCTGGAACTCTCTTCATCTTTGACAATGACTTTGTCCCCAACTTCAAATCCCGCCTCAAACCACTCCATTTTagacttgtttattttttgtgaaaatgCCCTGTATGGCattttgttattaatattgtttatttcataatatttttccattaataacaataatattttttattatacggcaccttttaaaacacagtaaTAAGGTGCTTTACTAGTTAGAAATAGGGCAGACAATAGGAAAACGttaaaaagcaatttgaaaatCACAAAGCATTAGAGCAcagatgcagaaataaaaagtgtCATAGATGAGAAACCAgtaaaatgattataaaatgatgaaaatagatGGTAAGATCAGAACTTGGAGAAATCCCTcctataaaaatgtgtcttaaagagagatttaaaagaggataaggagTTTGACAGACAAATGTCCTCAGAGTgggagccctgacagaaaagtcCCAGCTGCCTTTGGTCCTCAGCCGGGACTTTGGAATGGTGAGCAGGCCTTTGATTTAACATCTTAACTGATGATAACAGGTGTAAATATATGACATGTTTTAGAGTTTAGTTGTGACTGCAATCAGGACAAACTTTTCTCTATGTCACTGGCACCTCCAGTAAATATTAacagttcagtgtgtagaattagtgacatctagtggtgaaatctcatgttgcagctgaatacccttcacatcaccctcctcttccaaatatgaaagagaacctgtggtaaccttcatttgtcataaaaactcaaaaggtgtttagtttgtgcaGTCTGGGCTTCTgtgaaaaacatggcggcctccgtaaagaggacccactcccgatgtaaatataaaaggctcattcgggggtaaagaaaacaacaattggtacaatttagatgaaacacactggtgagaacatcactaggatcactttatattcagtttctgccagtagatccctttcacctagatcttacacactggacctttaacaaatatattaaagttATTGTACACAAGTGCCTAAATACAATATTACAGTACATATTCATGTTTATAAATCACAACAGTGTTATGATACACTGGTAGGTAAATAGATACTTCAACTAAAAAGGACAATGAACCAGTCAActctttcaaatgtgttttaactcggttgcttttattttcagagatgtaagattcaaacaatgaaacatcATGTCAGGTAACTGCAAACCAGACAACTTTCCAAACATTTCAGAACATAAACATGCTGCTTCATCACTTGCTTCATTAGATTAACAGGATAACCAATTGTTGATTATTCAGAAAAAGAGGCTTTCCAACCACCCCTAGCTGCTCCATCATTGGCAGCTTCACTTTTTGCCCTTTGACGCACCAGACGCAcctacagtgacacacacacattggatgATCAGTACATTTTATCAAGCTACATAGAAAGCAATACCAATACTATCACAGATGTTAAGTGGATtagaaaaggtgaaaacagtGCAAGAAACACTTAAGATATAAAAGTTCCACCCAAGGACACAGTTCAAACCAAAATGAACCATCTACTCTTTACCTTTTGATTGACAAGCAGACACCAGACTTCCGGCTCCCACTCTACCTCCGCTAGCCACTGCAGAAGCCGACATCATTTTAGCAGCCGTGGAGCCTGCTGCAATTCCACCTGAGGTGAAACCTGCGGCCCCCAGAGCTTTAGGGGTGCTACCCTGAGCCCCTGCTGAACACAACAGATATGAAGccttcattattattgttattatgattgttgctattgtttttgtttttgtttttattgttattattgttatttcatgtCTATTAATGTCTTACCTGCTCCAACTGCTGCACTTGTCACTGaaacacaagaataaaattGCATCTTATTACAGCTAAGCTTTACAGAATTgtattacatgcttttattaataaagtgaaacatGATGCTACATATAGGTGTGGATTTTCTAAAAGAACGTTTCAGTATAGTCAGAGGAAGAGTGGTACTCACCACGGTCCATggtttttcctctgttgtgaGC of the Hippoglossus stenolepis isolate QCI-W04-F060 chromosome 10, HSTE1.2, whole genome shotgun sequence genome contains:
- the LOC124851063 gene encoding interferon alpha-inducible protein 27-like protein 2 isoform X2; translated protein: MDRVTSAAVGAGAQGSTPKALGAAGFTSGGIAAGSTAAKMMSASAVASGGRVGAGSLVSACQSKGASGASKGKK
- the LOC124851063 gene encoding interferon alpha-inducible protein 27-like protein 2 isoform X1, which translates into the protein MDRVTSAAVGAAGAQGSTPKALGAAGFTSGGIAAGSTAAKMMSASAVASGGRVGAGSLVSACQSKGASGASKGKK